Part of the Listeria innocua genome is shown below.
TATGAACACGCAACTTCTAATGGAGCAGTTGGTTCTTGAAATCCAAGGGAGGTAATCGCCATGCTTAAAATTGTAGGCGTCCGTTTTAAAGACGTTGGTAAAATATATTATTTCTCACCTGGAGATCTGGAAATCACAGAAAACCAAGGTGTCATCGTTGAAAATGCACAAGGTATCGAATTTGGGAAAACGGTCATTGAACCGCGCTATGTGGACGAAGAAGATGTCGTTTTACCGCTAAAAAAAGTACTTCGTGTTGCAACAGAAGCAGATTATAAATGTGTCGCTGAAAATGGTGACTCTTGTCAGAAAGCCTTTTTACTGTGTGATGAAAAAATCCGTGAGCGTGAGTTAGACATGAGCTTGGTGGATGTGGATTACACGTTTGATCGAAACAAAATTATTTTTTACTTTACTGCGGAAGGTCGCGTTGATTTTCGGGAACTCGTGAAAGATTTAGCGTCTGTTTTCCGGACTCGTATCGA
Proteins encoded:
- a CDS encoding PSP1 domain-containing protein — encoded protein: MLKIVGVRFKDVGKIYYFSPGDLEITENQGVIVENAQGIEFGKTVIEPRYVDEEDVVLPLKKVLRVATEADYKCVAENGDSCQKAFLLCDEKIRERELDMSLVDVDYTFDRNKIIFYFTAEGRVDFRELVKDLASVFRTRIELRQIGVRDEAKLLGGIGPCGRMLCCSTFLGDFEPVSIKMAKDQNLSLNPTKISGLCGRLMCCLKYENDEYEQAKREMPDVGVKVKTPEGVEARVSGINLLSRILQVSLPEEETVIEYELDELRPYNEFLKQPAKS